A genomic region of uncultured Paludibaculum sp. contains the following coding sequences:
- a CDS encoding helix-turn-helix domain-containing protein, translating to MKALSIADAPTVILGLQDEIRRNAESRYNHRLHGLLLVAQGMSALEVARLLGDAPRTVQYWIRRFEHDGLAGLLEGERSGRPRRLDERQMEEVNAVLRSSPEECGLSGNLWDGKTLSEWIARRFGVDLGVRQCQYLFRQLGFRLRKPRPLIAQADPERQKNHKKNFRR from the coding sequence ATGAAGGCTCTTTCTATCGCCGATGCCCCCACGGTCATCCTCGGCTTACAGGATGAGATTCGTCGCAACGCCGAGTCCCGCTACAACCACCGCCTGCATGGACTGCTCCTTGTGGCTCAAGGCATGAGCGCGTTGGAGGTCGCCCGACTGCTCGGGGACGCGCCGCGGACCGTCCAGTACTGGATTCGCCGCTTCGAACATGACGGACTCGCTGGACTGCTGGAAGGCGAGCGGTCCGGCCGTCCTCGACGTTTGGACGAACGGCAGATGGAGGAGGTCAACGCCGTACTGCGCAGCAGTCCGGAGGAATGCGGTCTGAGCGGCAATCTCTGGGACGGCAAGACACTGAGCGAGTGGATCGCGCGTCGTTTCGGGGTTGATCTGGGAGTACGCCAGTGTCAGTATCTGTTCCGGCAACTGGGCTTCCGGTTGCGCAAACCCCGGCCCTTGATTGCGCAAGCCGATCCGGAGCGGCAGAAGAACCATAAAAAAAACTTCAGGAGATGA
- a CDS encoding IS630 family transposase translates to MSLDPSVDLWATDEVHFQQHGSSCRMWIPPEVKDPVLLHHPTRRSVGYFGAVRLRDGRFFYRRENDRFNAVSFWAFMKDLRRASRGRGRRVVVITDNAKYHHARLHKQWRFAQEEQFALDYLPPYSPDLNPIERVWKLTRRLCLHNWYFPGLDEVVAAVESKFEEWAPANETLRRLCAII, encoded by the coding sequence ATGAGCCTCGATCCCTCAGTGGACTTGTGGGCCACAGACGAAGTGCACTTCCAGCAGCACGGGTCGAGTTGCCGCATGTGGATACCGCCCGAGGTCAAGGATCCCGTCCTGCTTCATCACCCGACCCGTCGGAGCGTCGGCTACTTCGGCGCTGTCCGGCTGAGAGATGGCCGCTTCTTCTATCGGCGGGAGAACGATCGCTTCAATGCCGTCAGCTTCTGGGCGTTCATGAAAGACCTGCGGCGGGCCAGTCGTGGCCGGGGGCGCCGCGTCGTGGTCATCACCGATAACGCCAAGTATCACCATGCTCGACTGCACAAGCAATGGCGGTTCGCCCAGGAGGAACAGTTCGCTCTGGACTACTTGCCTCCGTACAGTCCGGACTTGAATCCCATCGAGCGGGTTTGGAAGCTCACACGGCGACTGTGCCTGCACAACTGGTATTTTCCAGGTTTGGACGAAGTGGTCGCCGCCGTCGAGTCAAAGTTCGAGGAATGGGCGCCAGCTAACGAGACGCTCCGCCGTCTATGCGCAATTATATAA
- a CDS encoding DUF3320 domain-containing protein, with translation MRLGDLNAATASVELRYARAERVWSLALAQYPDLRGLDQERRHDLVATFTQLERQHFKDNVTSVLANHLAQVPRGAMGEMGVVRGEIAKKGAHMALRKLFEKAGTAVQRIKPVLLMSPISVAQFLPPGTVSFDLLVIDEASQVRPEDALGAIARASQIVVVGDKKQLPPSSFFDRLMADDEDETEGDDENVGPDLLDGAARVIDMESILTLCEARGLPGRMLRWHYRSRDPSLIEVSNHEFYEKDLILPPSPLQKDPAYGLCFTRVDGVYDKGGKRDNRKEGDAIVDRVVDHARLNPTQSLGIVTFSFAQRNLITLLLEERRRRDVILDNFMRQGQAEDLFVKNIENVQGDERDVILVSVGYGPSVAGGRLTSMSFGPVNGEGGERRLNVLFTRARIRCEIFASFDPGDIDLSRTAAAGPRILKRFLDFAKNGRLDDSTQTGKDADSAFEEDVANVVGNFGFLADNQVGSAGFRIDLGIRHPDRPGTYILAIECDGATYHSALWARERDRLRQEVLEHLGWHVHRIWSTDWFYNRRAEVERLRTALFDARERAEQGVRIVGANDDRSAPVAPVSPDPMPIGLPLAVERQMPPYKRAVFRVNSSYEPHEAPVPVLVELVLKIVNAEGPIHVEELARRIAACFNREKAGSRILAATRTALYTAQ, from the coding sequence ATGCGCCTCGGCGATCTGAACGCCGCAACCGCGAGCGTAGAATTGCGCTATGCCCGTGCGGAGAGAGTCTGGAGCCTGGCTCTTGCCCAATACCCAGACCTGCGCGGCCTCGATCAGGAACGGCGCCACGATTTGGTCGCCACCTTTACCCAATTGGAACGCCAGCACTTCAAGGACAATGTAACCAGTGTCCTTGCGAACCATCTGGCGCAAGTGCCGAGAGGCGCTATGGGCGAGATGGGGGTCGTTCGCGGTGAGATCGCCAAGAAGGGCGCGCACATGGCTCTTCGCAAATTGTTTGAGAAGGCAGGCACCGCCGTTCAACGAATTAAGCCAGTCCTGCTGATGAGCCCGATTTCCGTGGCGCAATTCCTGCCGCCAGGGACTGTTTCCTTTGACCTGCTAGTCATCGACGAGGCATCGCAGGTTCGCCCCGAAGACGCCTTGGGCGCCATTGCTCGCGCCAGCCAAATCGTAGTCGTCGGCGACAAGAAGCAACTCCCGCCGTCCTCTTTCTTCGACCGTCTGATGGCCGATGACGAAGATGAGACGGAGGGCGACGACGAGAATGTCGGTCCCGACCTGCTCGATGGCGCCGCAAGAGTGATCGATATGGAAAGTATCCTGACCCTATGCGAGGCACGTGGCCTCCCGGGTCGGATGCTGAGATGGCATTATCGTTCGCGCGATCCATCGCTGATTGAGGTGTCAAACCACGAATTCTACGAGAAGGATCTCATTCTCCCTCCGTCGCCTTTGCAGAAAGACCCGGCCTATGGTCTTTGTTTCACGCGGGTGGATGGCGTCTACGACAAGGGTGGTAAGCGGGACAACCGTAAGGAAGGCGATGCGATTGTCGATCGCGTCGTAGATCATGCCCGGCTGAACCCAACTCAATCGCTGGGAATCGTTACCTTCTCGTTTGCCCAGCGCAACCTTATCACCCTCTTGTTGGAAGAGAGGCGGCGGCGTGATGTCATCCTCGACAACTTTATGCGCCAGGGGCAGGCGGAAGACCTTTTCGTCAAGAATATCGAGAACGTGCAGGGGGACGAGCGCGATGTGATTCTCGTCAGCGTCGGCTATGGCCCATCCGTCGCAGGCGGTAGGCTGACCAGCATGTCATTCGGACCTGTCAATGGCGAAGGAGGCGAGCGACGCCTCAACGTACTCTTCACTCGCGCCCGTATCCGCTGCGAGATCTTCGCCTCCTTCGATCCTGGCGACATTGACCTTAGCCGAACGGCGGCGGCTGGGCCGCGCATTCTCAAGCGTTTCTTGGATTTCGCCAAGAATGGCCGCCTGGATGATAGCACCCAGACTGGAAAAGACGCGGATTCAGCCTTTGAGGAAGATGTCGCCAACGTCGTCGGGAACTTTGGCTTCTTGGCGGATAACCAGGTCGGCTCGGCAGGTTTCCGAATTGACCTCGGTATCCGCCATCCCGATAGGCCAGGTACCTATATTTTGGCCATTGAATGCGATGGGGCGACCTACCACAGCGCGCTATGGGCGAGGGAGCGCGATCGATTGCGCCAGGAGGTGCTCGAACACCTCGGCTGGCATGTTCATCGCATCTGGAGCACGGATTGGTTCTACAACCGGCGTGCAGAGGTCGAACGTCTGCGAACTGCGTTGTTCGATGCGCGCGAACGGGCGGAACAAGGGGTGCGAATCGTGGGGGCCAATGACGACCGCTCGGCGCCTGTCGCGCCCGTAAGCCCAGACCCTATGCCGATAGGGTTGCCTCTGGCAGTGGAGCGGCAGATGCCACCGTACAAACGGGCGGTTTTCCGCGTGAATAGCTCATACGAACCGCATGAAGCACCCGTCCCCGTACTTGTGGAGTTGGTGCTGAAAATAGTGAACGCCGAAGGTCCGATTCATGTGGAAGAACTTGCGAGACGGATTGCGGCCTGTTTCAATCGGGAAAAGGCAGGCTCACGGATTCTAGCTGCCACCCGCACTGCGCTATACACGGCGCAGTAA
- a CDS encoding AAA family ATPase, which produces MLRTLRLQNYRCFNDHTITLNDNTVVVGRNNAGKSTIVEALHLIAAVVNRKGTSFSRPPAGSDLTPFHRCIIPRIKHLDINLKTAFHRYGDPPAILTATFTEGATVTVYVNREGIHATIDGRDDRITTNTEFLAARIPHINILPQIAPIQAEETFLTDNYVSEHYYTRLSSRHFRNQIFRTPEHFAQFKQLAEATWHGLRVEKVQREDNNLTMLVTDGDFAAEVAWMGHGLQMWLQTIWFIAKTDRESTVVLDEPDVYMHPDLQRRLFRLIKARFAQTIIATHSVEIMAEADPSDILIINNKRKRSTYANSEPGVQVLIDQLGGIHNVHLARLWSAKKVLFLEGKDIAFLKTFHAKLYPNAETPLDATPNLSIGGWGGWALAIGSNMALKNAVGDRIATYCILDRDYHTDQEQQERYQEATKRSINLHIWERKEIENYLLDPTVIARLIKQRAKSDAPTPPDVVATLLQACENEKDTVFDALATHLGHQERTLGPGGANKAVRKLLEAKWENDKLFMVSGKTLVSHLSTWAHEHYGVTIGAMAIAKAFNNNEIPRELREIITNIEQGEPFHSPHSR; this is translated from the coding sequence ATGTTGCGCACGCTCCGTCTGCAGAACTACCGTTGCTTCAACGACCACACCATCACCCTCAACGACAACACCGTCGTCGTGGGACGCAACAATGCTGGAAAAAGCACGATCGTCGAAGCACTCCACCTGATCGCTGCCGTCGTCAACCGCAAAGGAACATCGTTCAGTAGACCCCCAGCCGGCTCCGACCTTACACCCTTTCACCGCTGCATCATCCCACGCATCAAACACCTCGACATCAACCTCAAGACAGCATTCCACCGGTACGGAGACCCACCCGCGATCCTGACAGCGACCTTCACCGAAGGAGCAACCGTCACGGTTTACGTCAACCGAGAAGGCATTCACGCCACCATCGACGGCAGGGACGATCGCATTACGACCAACACCGAATTCCTGGCAGCGCGCATTCCGCACATCAACATCCTCCCCCAAATCGCCCCAATCCAAGCCGAAGAGACCTTCCTCACCGACAACTACGTCAGCGAGCATTACTACACTAGGCTTTCCTCACGCCACTTTAGAAACCAGATCTTCAGAACCCCAGAACACTTCGCACAATTCAAGCAACTCGCCGAAGCCACATGGCACGGGCTCCGCGTCGAAAAAGTGCAACGCGAAGACAACAACCTCACCATGCTTGTGACCGACGGCGACTTCGCCGCGGAAGTCGCTTGGATGGGACACGGGCTACAAATGTGGCTACAAACCATCTGGTTCATCGCAAAAACCGATCGAGAATCAACAGTGGTTCTCGACGAGCCTGATGTGTACATGCACCCGGACCTCCAACGACGACTCTTCCGCCTGATAAAAGCCCGCTTCGCGCAAACCATCATCGCCACCCACAGCGTCGAAATAATGGCAGAGGCCGACCCCAGCGATATTCTCATCATCAACAACAAGAGAAAACGCTCGACGTACGCCAACTCAGAACCAGGCGTACAAGTACTCATCGACCAGCTCGGTGGCATCCACAACGTGCACCTCGCCCGACTCTGGAGCGCGAAGAAAGTTCTCTTCCTCGAGGGTAAGGACATCGCATTCCTCAAGACCTTCCACGCCAAGCTTTACCCGAACGCCGAGACCCCACTCGACGCGACACCCAACCTCAGCATCGGTGGGTGGGGCGGATGGGCACTCGCCATCGGGTCGAACATGGCACTCAAGAACGCCGTCGGGGACCGCATAGCAACCTACTGCATCTTGGACCGCGACTACCACACCGACCAAGAGCAACAAGAGCGCTACCAAGAAGCCACCAAACGAAGCATCAACCTTCACATCTGGGAACGTAAAGAGATCGAAAACTACCTACTCGACCCCACCGTCATCGCCCGACTCATCAAGCAACGAGCCAAATCAGACGCGCCAACACCCCCAGATGTCGTAGCAACACTATTACAAGCGTGTGAAAACGAAAAGGACACGGTGTTTGACGCCCTCGCAACACACCTCGGCCACCAAGAACGAACTCTCGGTCCGGGAGGAGCAAACAAAGCAGTCAGAAAACTCCTTGAGGCCAAATGGGAGAACGACAAACTCTTCATGGTCTCAGGGAAGACACTCGTCTCGCACCTCAGCACATGGGCACACGAGCACTACGGTGTCACCATCGGCGCTATGGCCATCGCAAAAGCATTCAACAACAACGAGATACCACGAGAACTCCGCGAGATCATCACCAACATCGAACAAGGAGAACCATTTCACAGCCCCCACTCACGATGA